One Candidatus Buchananbacteria bacterium genomic window, CCATAGGCCCCTCCTGAAGCGATAAATCTTTACTTAACAATCTTTCGATTGCTAAGCACATCCGGAATTATCTCACCTTTCGGCGAGTTATGCCGAACTTCAGGGTAGGTTACCAATGTGTTACTCACCCGTTTGCCATGGGTCTAACCCATTCGACTTGCATGCCTTAGACACGCCGCCAGCGTTCATCCTGAGCCAGGATCAAACTCTCAGCTAAAAAGTAACTTTTTTTATTTGAGGAAAGGAAGTTACCACTAAACCTTTTGAATCCTTGCTTATTGAACTGACGTAATGATTATATGGTTTTTGTCACTTATAAGTTGTTAAAGCACATTTTTCATCGACCCTAGATACTTTGGCTAGAGCGAAGAAAAAACAGCAGGGTCCAAATCTTTAGTTGTTAGACACCACTGTTTTCTCTCAAATCTCTAGCAAATTGTAATGAATTTGAAGCCTTGTTTGTTAGTTATTCATTAACTTTAGTATCTTACACCCTTTCAGGACTATTGTCAAGTGTTTTTTGCTTTAGATTAGCCACAAAATATCAACAACTTGCCCTCTTAACTTTTTTTGCGTTTTTTAGCCATTTTTTTGCGCCAATCAGCAATTTTTTGGTGATTACCGCTCAACAGCACATCGGGAACCTTCATGCCTTTAAAATTTTCCGGTCGGGAATATTGCGGGTATTCAATATAATCTAAATCATGCGAAAAAGTCTCATCTTTTAAAGCCTGGTCATGACCAACTACCCCCTTAATATTTCGGGCCACTGCTTCGGTCACCACCATCGCCGGTAATTCACCGCCGGCTAAAACATAATCACCAATTGAAAGCTTTTCATCAATCAATTTATCAACTCGGGCATCAAAACCTTCATACCGGCCGCATAATAAAATCAGCTGGTCATATTTAGCGAGTCGTTCAGCCTCGCGTTGGGTAAATTTTTTCCCAGCCGGCGTCAACATAATCACGCGCGACTTCTTTTTACGC contains:
- the trmD gene encoding tRNA (guanosine(37)-N1)-methyltransferase TrmD; its protein translation is MKFDIISIFPESFDSYFKESIIKRAREKKVIEITIHNLRDYSTSKSKLHRAVDDKPYGGGPGMILLIEPIAKALKTIKRKKKSRVIMLTPAGKKFTQREAERLAKYDQLILLCGRYEGFDARVDKLIDEKLSIGDYVLAGGELPAMVVTEAVARNIKGVVGHDQALKDETFSHDLDYIEYPQYSRPENFKGMKVPDVLLSGNHQKIADWRKKMAKKRKKS